A stretch of Myxococcus hansupus DNA encodes these proteins:
- a CDS encoding alpha-2-macroglobulin family protein, producing the protein MHRTPWTRAPFVSLCLMSLLLASPALGQGKAPPSWKAIDTMVSEQKLEAAAQAAEARLEQAKKAADEADWARALIRTVQLRTALHGYETSVRFLRDQPWPKGALHRATLNLYYANALVTYAREYGWEVRQRETVASSGPVDLKAWTYEQILTEAQRAYEEVWTQRQQLGAEPVKVLTEYLQPNTYPDGVRSTLRDAVTYLRVSLLSDSSHWRPEQANEVYRLDLGALLSGTRTVALTDPAVHPLEKVAAVLGDLEVWHRAAGRREAELEARLNRYEVLHQHFTDKEDRTRIRQHLAAHLPTFKNVPWSAVGQAQLAEMERTADHAVRAHTLAKACAATHPGSLGARRCQSIVSQLEAPEFQLGIMSSDGPRRRSIEVTHRNVPTLHFRAYRMDLEAQLAKRDDFDFMPDGDKLKSFMKGQRAVATWSVALPKTEDFRDHRTFVTPPLQETGTYVIAVSAQEDFREKNNRIMAVYLTVTPWVIVSRMQGTDVVEVRVVNGETGAPVAKVPLRLIHLDYQKGFTEAARTTTDAAGMATFKAAPGRGYQNHMLLAGRGRELLRHTHHVGLYHREPPGERSSALVFTDRAVYRPLQKVQWKVVSYSGRYDQARFAVKAGEGLHVSLMDPNRQVVETREVHTNDFGSAAGEFTIPTGRVLGAWSVTVSNGGQAVIRVEEYKRPTFEVTLKDAQAPLRINRPATIQGEARYYFGMPVTSGSVRWRAYREPVMPWWWWGVRSTSAERQVVGTGMASLREDGGFTIGFTPEADERMAGTPGMTWSYRIEADATDEGGETRSAHRAFRLGFVSVETRVDADTGFFREGAPATLRLTRATLDGVPQKGEGRWRLVALAQPSRPVMPADEANALEKFVDPEVVYTPTPGDAQHARWLSSYSPDSTLRGWADGAEQAKGTVQHDAEGLAQVKLPSLKAGAYRLHYETTDAFGQKYTVASDLLVAGAKGGLELPGLLEAERDTAQVGEVARLLALSGFEGQPMLLDVYRGEQRLSRRTLVAGTSSGVLEVPVTAEMRGGFTVVLSMVRDYQFLQFSKTLFVPWDDKELKLEFATFRDTLRPGAKETWRVTVRGQNGAKVEAGTAELLAYMYDQSLDLFAKQSPPRVADLYPRWSTHASLHSSLGLGYSRWLVNDRYAEVTSWPRPDPDVLRFEDGYGLGGPGRRRFGAYNRGGSVGGMRNAPGAPRAAAAPEMLREGAPPPPPPAPAPAREEKRKSVTSVDAAAQFAEGGAEAPSEGLRSNFAETAFWVPRVLNGADGSATLEFTVPDSVTAWSVWVHALTRDLKGGSLQRTSRSVKELMVRPYVPRFLREGDRAVLEVMVNNAGTAPMNGSLVLDIVDPETQKSVLADFGVQSASQRFSVAAGKGTRLRFPLTTPARVGMVAFRVEARAGDWSDGELRPVPVLPGRMHLSQSRFVTLKGNDGKTMRFDDLRAGGDPTRVNEQLVVTVDTQLFYSALQALPYLVNYPYECTEQTLNRFVSAGILSSLYGQYPSVARMAKKLSERPTQLETWDSVDPNRKLALEETPWLEMAKGGPEVDAGLANVLDPRVAAAERTSAMAKLRKAQTASGGFPWWPGGPPSPYMTLYIVHGLSRAMEFGVEVPPEMTRAAWGYLAGHFREEYAKKLMAKGTGWEFLTFLNYTASAYPNERYTGDALTAAERQQILAFSYKHWKQHSPYLKGYLALTLKRAGRKADAERVWESVMDSAKTSDELGTYWAQEDRSWLWYNDTTETHAFALRTLTELNPKDPRREGLVQWLLLNKKLNHWKSTRATAEALYALVKYLQAEGALGVREDALVTVGPRVVRMNFSPDEYTGKKNQVVVPGPELNPATMSAVKVEKTTPGFAFASATWHFSTEKLPDSERGDFFQVSRRYFLRERQGREAVLVPLAEGSVVLPGDEVEVQLSLRTKHAAEYVHLRDPRAAGLEPESVQSRHRWDLGIAWYEETRDSGTNFFFERLPAGEYTFKYRLRANMGGSFKVGPATLQSMYAPEFTAYSSGAVITVGAAK; encoded by the coding sequence ATGCACCGGACCCCCTGGACCCGCGCACCCTTCGTTTCGCTGTGCTTGATGTCCCTCCTGCTGGCCTCGCCCGCGTTGGGGCAGGGCAAGGCGCCGCCGTCGTGGAAGGCCATCGACACGATGGTCTCCGAGCAGAAGCTGGAGGCCGCCGCGCAGGCCGCCGAGGCCCGCCTGGAGCAGGCGAAGAAGGCGGCCGACGAGGCCGATTGGGCGCGGGCCCTGATTCGCACGGTGCAGCTTCGCACCGCGCTGCATGGGTATGAAACGTCGGTCCGGTTCCTGCGCGATCAGCCCTGGCCCAAGGGCGCGCTGCACCGCGCGACGCTGAACCTCTACTACGCCAACGCGCTGGTCACCTACGCGCGGGAGTATGGCTGGGAGGTGCGCCAGCGCGAGACGGTGGCGTCCTCCGGTCCGGTGGACCTCAAGGCGTGGACGTACGAGCAGATTCTCACCGAGGCCCAGCGGGCCTATGAGGAGGTCTGGACGCAGCGGCAGCAGCTCGGCGCGGAGCCGGTGAAGGTGCTGACGGAGTACCTCCAGCCCAACACCTACCCGGACGGCGTGCGCTCCACGCTGCGCGACGCGGTGACGTATCTGCGCGTGTCCCTGCTGTCGGACAGCTCGCACTGGCGGCCCGAGCAGGCCAACGAGGTGTACCGCCTGGACCTCGGCGCGCTCCTGAGCGGCACGCGGACGGTGGCGTTGACGGACCCGGCGGTGCACCCCTTGGAGAAGGTGGCCGCGGTGCTCGGGGATTTGGAGGTCTGGCACCGCGCCGCGGGCCGGCGTGAGGCGGAGCTGGAGGCGCGCCTCAATCGCTACGAGGTGCTGCACCAGCACTTCACCGACAAGGAGGACCGGACGCGCATCCGTCAGCACCTGGCGGCGCACCTGCCCACGTTCAAGAACGTTCCCTGGTCGGCCGTGGGGCAGGCCCAGCTCGCGGAGATGGAGCGGACCGCGGACCACGCGGTGCGTGCCCACACGCTGGCGAAGGCGTGCGCGGCGACGCATCCCGGCTCGCTGGGGGCCCGGCGCTGCCAGTCCATCGTGTCCCAGCTCGAGGCCCCGGAGTTCCAGTTGGGGATCATGTCGTCGGACGGGCCGCGGCGCCGCTCCATCGAGGTCACCCACCGCAACGTGCCCACGCTGCACTTCCGCGCGTACCGCATGGACCTGGAGGCGCAGCTCGCGAAGAGGGACGACTTCGACTTCATGCCGGACGGGGACAAGCTGAAGTCCTTCATGAAGGGCCAGCGCGCGGTGGCCACCTGGAGCGTCGCGCTGCCGAAGACGGAGGACTTCCGGGACCACCGCACCTTCGTCACGCCGCCGCTCCAGGAGACGGGGACCTACGTCATCGCGGTGTCCGCCCAGGAGGACTTCCGGGAGAAGAACAACCGCATCATGGCGGTGTACCTCACGGTGACGCCCTGGGTGATTGTCTCCCGGATGCAGGGGACGGACGTGGTGGAGGTGCGGGTGGTGAACGGGGAGACGGGCGCCCCCGTCGCGAAGGTCCCCTTGCGGCTCATCCATCTGGATTACCAGAAGGGGTTCACCGAAGCGGCGCGCACCACCACGGACGCGGCGGGCATGGCCACCTTCAAGGCGGCGCCGGGCCGAGGCTACCAGAACCACATGTTGCTCGCCGGGCGTGGGCGGGAGCTGCTCCGGCACACCCACCACGTGGGCCTCTACCACCGGGAGCCCCCCGGGGAGCGCAGCAGCGCCCTCGTCTTCACGGACCGCGCGGTGTACCGGCCCCTGCAGAAGGTGCAGTGGAAGGTGGTGTCCTACAGCGGCCGTTACGACCAGGCGCGCTTCGCGGTGAAGGCGGGCGAGGGGCTCCATGTGTCGCTGATGGACCCGAACCGCCAGGTGGTGGAGACCCGGGAGGTCCACACCAATGACTTCGGCTCGGCCGCGGGGGAGTTCACCATCCCCACGGGCCGGGTGCTGGGCGCGTGGTCCGTGACGGTGAGCAATGGGGGCCAGGCCGTCATCCGCGTGGAGGAGTACAAGCGGCCCACCTTCGAGGTGACGCTGAAGGATGCGCAGGCGCCGCTGCGCATCAACCGCCCCGCGACGATTCAGGGCGAGGCCCGCTACTACTTCGGCATGCCGGTGACGTCCGGCTCGGTGCGGTGGCGCGCCTACCGGGAGCCGGTGATGCCCTGGTGGTGGTGGGGCGTCCGTTCGACCTCCGCGGAGCGGCAGGTGGTGGGCACGGGCATGGCGTCGCTGCGCGAGGACGGCGGCTTCACCATTGGCTTCACGCCCGAAGCGGACGAGCGGATGGCGGGCACGCCGGGCATGACGTGGAGCTACCGCATCGAGGCGGACGCCACGGACGAAGGCGGCGAGACGCGCTCGGCCCACCGCGCCTTCCGACTGGGCTTCGTCTCGGTGGAGACGCGCGTGGACGCGGACACGGGGTTCTTCCGTGAAGGCGCGCCCGCGACGCTTCGGCTGACGCGCGCGACGTTGGATGGCGTGCCCCAGAAGGGCGAGGGCCGGTGGCGGCTGGTGGCCCTGGCGCAGCCCTCCCGGCCGGTGATGCCCGCGGACGAGGCCAACGCGCTCGAGAAGTTCGTGGACCCCGAAGTCGTGTACACGCCGACGCCGGGAGACGCGCAGCACGCGCGTTGGCTCTCCTCCTATTCGCCGGACTCCACGTTGCGCGGGTGGGCAGACGGCGCGGAGCAGGCGAAGGGCACGGTGCAGCACGACGCGGAGGGGCTGGCCCAGGTGAAGCTGCCTTCGCTCAAGGCCGGTGCCTACCGGTTGCATTACGAGACGACGGACGCGTTCGGACAGAAGTACACCGTGGCGAGCGACCTGCTGGTGGCGGGGGCCAAGGGCGGTCTCGAGTTGCCCGGGCTGCTGGAAGCCGAACGTGACACGGCGCAGGTGGGCGAAGTGGCGCGGCTGCTGGCCCTCTCCGGCTTCGAGGGGCAGCCCATGCTGCTCGACGTCTACCGGGGAGAGCAGCGCCTCTCGCGGCGCACCCTCGTCGCGGGGACGTCCTCCGGCGTGCTGGAGGTCCCCGTGACGGCGGAGATGCGCGGCGGCTTCACCGTGGTCCTGTCGATGGTGCGCGACTACCAGTTCCTGCAGTTCTCGAAGACCCTCTTCGTGCCTTGGGACGACAAGGAGCTGAAGCTGGAGTTCGCGACGTTCCGCGACACGTTGCGGCCCGGTGCCAAGGAGACGTGGCGGGTGACGGTCCGGGGGCAGAACGGCGCGAAGGTCGAGGCCGGCACCGCCGAGCTGCTCGCGTACATGTATGACCAGTCGTTGGACTTGTTCGCGAAGCAGTCTCCGCCCCGCGTGGCGGACTTGTATCCGCGTTGGAGCACCCACGCGTCCCTGCATTCATCCCTGGGCCTGGGGTACTCCCGCTGGCTGGTGAACGACCGCTATGCCGAGGTGACGAGCTGGCCGCGCCCCGACCCCGACGTGCTGCGCTTCGAGGACGGCTACGGACTGGGCGGACCCGGTCGGCGGCGCTTCGGGGCCTACAACCGCGGTGGAAGCGTGGGTGGCATGCGGAACGCTCCGGGGGCTCCCCGCGCCGCGGCGGCTCCCGAAATGTTGAGGGAAGGTGCCCCGCCGCCGCCACCGCCGGCTCCCGCGCCGGCGCGGGAGGAGAAGCGCAAGAGCGTGACGTCCGTGGATGCCGCGGCCCAGTTCGCTGAGGGTGGGGCGGAGGCGCCGTCGGAGGGATTGCGCTCGAACTTCGCGGAGACGGCGTTCTGGGTGCCCCGGGTGCTCAACGGGGCGGACGGCTCCGCGACGTTGGAGTTCACCGTGCCGGATTCCGTGACGGCGTGGAGCGTGTGGGTCCATGCGCTGACCCGGGACTTGAAGGGCGGCTCGTTGCAGCGCACGTCCCGCAGCGTGAAGGAGCTCATGGTGCGGCCCTACGTGCCGCGCTTCCTGCGTGAAGGGGACCGCGCCGTGCTGGAGGTGATGGTGAACAACGCGGGGACCGCGCCGATGAATGGCTCGCTCGTGTTGGACATCGTCGATCCGGAGACGCAGAAGAGCGTGCTCGCGGACTTCGGTGTTCAGAGCGCCTCGCAGCGCTTCTCCGTGGCGGCGGGGAAGGGGACGCGGCTGCGCTTCCCGCTCACCACGCCGGCCCGGGTGGGGATGGTGGCGTTCCGCGTGGAGGCGCGCGCGGGGGATTGGAGCGACGGCGAGCTTCGCCCCGTGCCGGTGCTGCCGGGCCGGATGCACCTGTCGCAGTCGCGCTTCGTGACGCTGAAGGGCAACGACGGGAAGACGATGCGGTTCGATGACTTGCGCGCGGGGGGAGACCCGACGCGGGTGAACGAGCAGCTCGTCGTCACGGTGGACACGCAGTTGTTCTATTCGGCGCTCCAGGCGCTGCCGTACCTGGTGAACTACCCTTACGAGTGCACGGAGCAGACGCTCAACCGCTTCGTCTCCGCGGGCATCCTGTCCAGCCTGTATGGGCAGTACCCGTCAGTGGCGCGCATGGCGAAGAAGCTGAGCGAGCGCCCCACGCAGTTGGAGACGTGGGACTCGGTGGACCCGAACCGCAAGCTGGCGCTGGAGGAGACGCCCTGGCTGGAGATGGCCAAGGGCGGCCCGGAGGTGGACGCAGGCCTGGCGAACGTGCTGGACCCGCGCGTCGCCGCCGCCGAGCGCACGTCCGCGATGGCGAAGCTCCGCAAGGCCCAGACGGCCAGCGGTGGGTTCCCGTGGTGGCCGGGTGGCCCGCCGTCGCCGTACATGACGCTCTACATCGTGCACGGCCTGTCCCGCGCGATGGAGTTCGGCGTGGAGGTTCCTCCGGAGATGACGCGCGCTGCCTGGGGTTATCTGGCGGGGCACTTCCGCGAGGAGTACGCGAAGAAGCTGATGGCGAAGGGGACCGGTTGGGAGTTCCTCACCTTCCTCAACTACACGGCCTCGGCGTACCCGAACGAGCGCTACACCGGTGACGCGCTGACCGCCGCGGAGCGGCAGCAGATCCTCGCGTTCAGCTACAAGCACTGGAAGCAGCACTCGCCGTACCTCAAGGGGTACCTGGCGCTGACGCTCAAGCGCGCGGGCCGCAAGGCGGATGCGGAGCGCGTGTGGGAGAGCGTCATGGACTCGGCGAAGACAAGCGACGAGCTGGGCACCTACTGGGCTCAGGAGGACCGGAGCTGGCTCTGGTACAACGACACCACGGAGACGCACGCCTTCGCGCTGCGCACGTTGACGGAGCTGAACCCGAAGGACCCGCGCCGCGAGGGACTGGTCCAGTGGCTGCTGCTGAACAAGAAGCTCAACCACTGGAAGTCCACGCGGGCCACGGCGGAGGCGCTGTACGCGCTGGTGAAGTACCTCCAGGCGGAGGGCGCGCTCGGCGTGCGTGAGGATGCCCTGGTGACGGTGGGCCCGCGCGTGGTGCGGATGAACTTCTCGCCGGATGAGTACACGGGGAAGAAGAACCAGGTCGTCGTGCCCGGCCCGGAGTTGAACCCGGCGACGATGAGCGCGGTGAAGGTGGAGAAGACGACGCCGGGTTTCGCCTTCGCGTCCGCGACGTGGCACTTCTCCACGGAGAAGCTGCCGGACAGCGAGCGGGGCGACTTCTTCCAGGTGTCGCGGCGCTACTTCCTGCGCGAGCGCCAGGGCCGTGAAGCCGTGCTCGTCCCGCTGGCCGAGGGCTCCGTCGTGCTGCCTGGCGACGAAGTGGAGGTGCAGTTGTCCCTGCGCACGAAGCACGCCGCGGAGTACGTCCACCTGAGGGACCCGCGCGCCGCGGGCCTGGAGCCGGAGAGCGTGCAGTCCCGCCACCGGTGGGATTTGGGCATCGCCTGGTACGAGGAGACGCGCGACTCCGGCACCAACTTCTTCTTCGAGCGCCTGCCCGCCGGTGAGTACACCTTCAAGTATCGGCTGCGCGCCAACATGGGGGGCTCGTTCAAGGTGGGGCCCGCTACGCTCCAGTCCATGTACGCGCCGGAGTTCACCGCGTACTCCAGCGGCGCCGTGATTACGGTGGGCGCGGCGAAGTAG
- a CDS encoding SAM-dependent methyltransferase, translating to MLGSPPDMGKPYRPKDHYFQKAKQEGLRARSAFKVDELIKRFPMVKKGHVVLDLGAAPGGFLQILADAVGPKGRVIGVDIVPIRPFSQPFVRTEVMDVLADDFDAKLAAIYDGPFDAVISDMAPKTSGIKATDEARSLRLAGKALEIAAARGLPGSSFVAKVFMGGDFEDFRNQVRALFEEVKVVRPEATRGASMEVYLVGLRRRAPEPSGEI from the coding sequence ATGCTAGGGAGCCCCCCTGACATGGGCAAGCCCTACCGTCCTAAAGACCACTATTTCCAGAAGGCCAAGCAAGAGGGCCTTCGAGCCCGTTCGGCCTTCAAGGTCGATGAGCTCATCAAGCGTTTCCCCATGGTGAAGAAGGGGCACGTGGTGCTCGACCTTGGGGCCGCGCCGGGAGGCTTCTTGCAGATCCTCGCGGATGCCGTGGGCCCCAAGGGCCGCGTCATCGGCGTGGACATCGTCCCCATCCGGCCCTTCAGCCAGCCCTTCGTGCGCACGGAGGTGATGGACGTGCTCGCGGACGACTTCGACGCGAAGCTGGCCGCCATCTATGACGGTCCCTTCGACGCGGTCATCTCCGACATGGCGCCCAAGACGAGCGGCATCAAGGCCACCGACGAGGCGCGCAGCCTGCGGCTCGCGGGCAAGGCCCTGGAGATCGCCGCGGCGCGGGGGCTCCCCGGTTCCTCCTTCGTGGCCAAGGTCTTCATGGGGGGCGACTTCGAGGACTTCCGCAACCAGGTGCGCGCCCTCTTCGAGGAGGTGAAGGTGGTCCGCCCCGAGGCGACGCGCGGCGCCAGCATGGAGGTCTACCTGGTGGGTCTGCGCCGTCGCGCGCCAGAGCCCTCCGGGGAAATCTGA
- the dctA gene encoding C4-dicarboxylate transporter DctA — protein sequence MRWLKNLYVQVLLAIAVGVLLGWLRPDLGTSMKPLGDGFIKLVKMIIAPVIFLTIVAGIAKMGDLKHVGRIGLKALIYFEVLTTLALVVGLVVVNTLKPGAGMNIDPAQIDTSGITQYRASASQQGTIPFLMDIIPHDFLSAFTEGKLLQVLLVAVLTGVALTRLGPMGQRVLDLSDDLAQVFFGIVGMIMKLAPVGAFGAMAFTVGKFGVESLSSLGRLLIAVYVTCALFVFLVLGMVARLSGFSLWKLLRYMRSELLLVLGTSSSESALPRLLKRLETLGCDRGAVGLVLPTGYSFNLDGTCIYLTMAAIFIAQAVNVDLTLGEELTLLGVLLLTSKGAAGVTGSGFITLMATLAALNGKVPVEGVALLLGVDRFMSEARAITNVIGNAVATLVVSKWEGVRDDAVMHAELDSGPKPLEGLHLGHGA from the coding sequence ATGCGGTGGTTGAAGAATCTCTACGTCCAGGTGCTGCTGGCCATCGCGGTGGGTGTGCTCCTGGGCTGGCTGCGGCCGGACCTGGGCACGTCGATGAAGCCGCTGGGCGACGGCTTCATCAAGCTGGTGAAGATGATCATCGCCCCGGTCATCTTCCTCACCATCGTCGCGGGCATCGCGAAGATGGGGGACCTGAAGCACGTGGGCCGCATCGGCCTCAAGGCGCTCATCTACTTCGAGGTGCTCACCACGCTGGCGCTCGTCGTGGGGCTGGTGGTGGTGAACACGCTGAAGCCCGGCGCGGGGATGAACATCGACCCGGCGCAGATCGACACCTCCGGCATCACCCAGTACCGCGCCTCCGCGAGTCAGCAGGGCACCATCCCCTTCCTGATGGACATCATCCCCCACGACTTCCTGTCGGCCTTCACGGAGGGGAAGCTGCTCCAGGTGCTGCTCGTCGCGGTGCTGACGGGCGTGGCGCTCACGCGCCTGGGGCCCATGGGGCAGCGCGTGTTGGACCTGTCGGATGACCTGGCGCAGGTCTTCTTCGGCATCGTCGGGATGATCATGAAGCTGGCGCCGGTGGGCGCCTTCGGGGCCATGGCCTTCACCGTGGGCAAGTTCGGCGTGGAGTCCCTCAGCTCGCTGGGCCGGCTGCTCATCGCCGTCTACGTCACCTGCGCCCTCTTCGTGTTCCTGGTGCTGGGGATGGTGGCGCGCCTGTCCGGCTTCTCCCTGTGGAAGCTGCTGCGGTACATGCGCAGCGAGCTGCTGCTGGTGCTGGGAACGTCCTCGTCGGAGTCCGCGCTGCCGCGCCTGCTCAAGCGCCTGGAGACGCTGGGCTGCGACCGGGGCGCGGTGGGGCTGGTGCTGCCCACCGGCTACTCGTTCAACCTGGATGGGACGTGCATCTACCTGACGATGGCGGCCATCTTCATCGCCCAGGCCGTCAACGTGGACCTGACGCTGGGCGAGGAGCTCACCCTGCTGGGCGTGCTGCTGCTCACGTCGAAGGGCGCGGCGGGCGTCACGGGCTCGGGCTTCATCACCCTGATGGCCACGCTGGCGGCGCTCAACGGCAAGGTGCCCGTGGAGGGCGTGGCCCTGCTGCTGGGCGTGGACCGCTTCATGTCGGAGGCGCGCGCCATCACCAACGTGATTGGCAACGCCGTGGCGACGCTGGTGGTGTCCAAGTGGGAGGGCGTGCGTGACGACGCCGTCATGCACGCCGAACTGGACAGCGGGCCCAAGCCGCTGGAAGGGCTGCACCTGGGCCACGGCGCCTGA
- a CDS encoding acyl-CoA dehydrogenase family protein, with protein MPHPFTEEHEAFRNTVRSFVEKEMTPHGLEWDRAGIFPKELFRKAGDLGFLGISHDPKYGGSGLDYWYVTVFAEELSRSLNAGVNMALLVQSQMATPIINEIGTDEQKREFLEPALKGEKIAALGVSEPGCGSDVASIKTTARRDGDDYVINGSKMWITNGTRADFITLAVRTGEAGYGGISLVTFPTDVKGFGVSKKLDKVGNLSSDTAVLYFEDCRIPARYVLGEENQGFYHIMTNFQGERLVGAITTVAGMERMVEDSIQYGNEREAFGRPLMKFQVWRHKFVEHLTAIEAAKRLTYHAVDLFDRKENPVKEVSMAKLFAGDLAQRVAYDCQQFYGGMGYVEETSIARMWRDVRLITIGGGTSEVMKEIISKIYGF; from the coding sequence ATGCCCCACCCGTTCACCGAGGAACACGAGGCCTTCCGCAACACGGTGCGCAGCTTCGTCGAGAAGGAGATGACGCCCCACGGCCTGGAGTGGGACAGGGCCGGCATCTTCCCCAAGGAGTTGTTCCGCAAGGCGGGAGACCTGGGCTTCCTGGGCATCAGCCATGACCCGAAGTACGGCGGCAGCGGGCTGGACTACTGGTACGTGACGGTGTTCGCGGAGGAGTTGAGCCGCAGCCTCAACGCGGGTGTGAACATGGCGCTGCTGGTGCAGAGCCAGATGGCCACGCCCATCATCAACGAGATTGGAACCGACGAGCAGAAGCGCGAGTTCCTGGAGCCGGCGCTCAAGGGCGAGAAGATCGCCGCGCTGGGCGTGAGCGAGCCGGGCTGCGGCTCGGACGTGGCCAGCATCAAGACGACGGCGCGCCGGGACGGGGATGACTACGTCATCAACGGCTCGAAGATGTGGATCACCAACGGCACGCGCGCGGACTTCATCACGCTGGCGGTGCGCACGGGCGAGGCCGGCTACGGCGGCATCTCCCTGGTGACGTTCCCCACGGACGTGAAGGGCTTTGGCGTCTCCAAGAAGCTGGACAAGGTGGGCAACCTGTCCTCGGACACCGCCGTCCTCTACTTCGAGGACTGCCGCATCCCCGCCCGCTACGTGCTGGGCGAGGAGAACCAGGGCTTCTACCACATCATGACCAACTTCCAGGGTGAGCGGCTGGTGGGCGCCATCACCACGGTGGCGGGCATGGAGCGGATGGTGGAGGACTCCATCCAGTACGGCAACGAGCGCGAGGCCTTTGGCCGGCCGCTGATGAAGTTCCAGGTGTGGCGCCACAAGTTCGTGGAGCACCTGACGGCCATCGAGGCGGCCAAGCGGCTGACGTACCACGCGGTGGACCTCTTCGACCGGAAGGAGAACCCGGTGAAGGAGGTCTCCATGGCGAAGCTGTTCGCCGGTGACCTGGCCCAGCGCGTGGCCTACGACTGCCAGCAGTTCTACGGCGGCATGGGCTACGTGGAGGAGACGTCCATCGCGCGCATGTGGCGCGACGTGCGCCTCATCACCATCGGCGGCGGCACCTCCGAGGTGATGAAGGAGATCATCTCGAAGATCTACGGCTTCTGA
- a CDS encoding efflux RND transporter periplasmic adaptor subunit → MTGRSRTTVIRRMWMAAAMAAVVTTGCGKASNKPALPEQTGATAMGVRAITPATELSADVTRVTGQIRSKHEAVLGPLTTGTLAKMNVRVGDKVKKGQVLAALDASNVVISVEQARAVKQAADAALELATSSLERTRKVAESGGVAAAGLDQAVIGQKQAAAQAAQAAAGLRLAEEMLRDHSIIAPFDGVITSRTKNIGDSVAMTPSTPIFTLVDTTGLEVRAQVPESVVDKIRVGGKTHGTVSPSGARFDVQVAVVGAVVDTTNRTVEVLADVVGEPSSALRPGALVELDFSNLSDADDKGLFLPTQAVSARGQEGFVWVVQDGTVRKRDVRVERVLPGYVRILQGLAADERVLADSSLDVKEGTAVRVVQ, encoded by the coding sequence ATGACCGGCAGGAGCAGGACGACCGTGATTCGACGCATGTGGATGGCCGCGGCAATGGCAGCGGTGGTGACGACGGGCTGTGGCAAGGCCAGCAACAAGCCGGCCCTTCCCGAGCAGACGGGGGCCACGGCGATGGGCGTGCGTGCGATCACTCCGGCCACGGAGCTGAGCGCCGACGTCACCCGCGTGACGGGGCAGATCCGCTCCAAGCACGAGGCGGTCCTCGGGCCCCTGACCACCGGCACCCTGGCCAAGATGAACGTCCGGGTGGGCGACAAGGTGAAGAAGGGCCAGGTCCTGGCGGCGCTGGACGCCTCCAACGTGGTCATCAGCGTGGAGCAGGCGCGCGCGGTGAAGCAGGCGGCGGACGCGGCCCTGGAGCTGGCCACGTCCTCCCTGGAGCGCACCCGCAAGGTGGCGGAGTCCGGTGGCGTGGCCGCCGCGGGCCTGGATCAGGCCGTGATTGGCCAGAAGCAGGCCGCCGCGCAGGCCGCGCAGGCCGCCGCCGGGCTGCGGCTGGCGGAGGAGATGCTGCGCGACCACTCCATCATCGCCCCCTTCGACGGCGTCATCACGTCCCGCACGAAGAACATCGGTGACTCGGTGGCGATGACGCCCTCCACGCCCATCTTCACCCTGGTGGACACCACGGGGCTGGAGGTCCGCGCCCAGGTCCCCGAGTCCGTGGTGGACAAGATCCGCGTGGGCGGCAAGACGCACGGCACCGTGAGCCCCAGCGGCGCTCGCTTCGACGTGCAGGTGGCGGTGGTGGGCGCGGTGGTGGACACCACCAACCGCACCGTGGAGGTGCTGGCGGACGTGGTGGGTGAGCCTTCCTCCGCGCTGCGGCCCGGCGCGCTGGTGGAGCTGGACTTCTCCAACCTGAGCGACGCCGACGACAAGGGCCTCTTCCTCCCCACCCAGGCCGTCAGCGCCCGGGGTCAGGAGGGTTTCGTGTGGGTGGTGCAGGACGGCACGGTGCGCAAGCGGGATGTGCGCGTCGAGCGAGTGCTGCCGGGTTACGTCCGCATCCTCCAGGGACTGGCCGCCGACGAGCGCGTGCTCGCCGATTCCTCCCTGGACGTGAAGGAGGGCACGGCCGTCCGCGTAGTGCAGTGA